Proteins from a single region of Paraglaciecola sp. T6c:
- a CDS encoding putative bifunctional diguanylate cyclase/phosphodiesterase has translation MLFRTIKNTTTMLTVVAIVIVCAAVVASSVEEYEQLYLEATRADLDGLSENLASDLVPLIASDPDIFEVTTTLLRLDRYENVKYAVVFDENWQRINVYFGSMSVPEELDSAINTNELRLQPHGVYVKDGELIALKLVGDARLPLGHLLIVNDSSGPLYSSKLTLLKRVLPLVFLVLFVAIVGSLFVQRQLFLPLSRLSRVAKRIQDTHDYSLRIDTRGKQEVAELSRDINSMMETINAETQKNAKYTEQLKEQQKAMERLANFDGLTGLPNRQFFMETLRLELAKAKRDERNLVLMYFDLDGFKGVNDSFGHEIGDLVLMEVCRRTKSILRDGDLISRLGGDEFLILLHNEPNDLELYEISERLVSGLNMPFEIQSWEVQVGVSIGIARASDSNFNVSEFVSNADIAMYRSKLAGRSTHTVFVPEMMEDNKRRLLIANSIANAIKFNEFSIHYQGKVDADENIVGYEALIRWKSDELGFVSPAEFIPIAEQSGKILSITKWVIKRVCQELQQVHALHKNEIVVSINLSAHDIKNTALVDYIRGMFTRYNVDNASIEFEVTESAYLENFDVANHFLTQLREMGCSIALDDFGAGYSSLGYLTQIELNTLKIDKQFVDNLNMSKRSTLVTKTIIEMAKQLNLKICAEGVETREQAEFLIENGCHQLQGYLFSKPKSLLEMLSV, from the coding sequence ATGCTGTTTAGAACCATCAAGAACACAACGACCATGCTCACTGTGGTAGCGATCGTGATAGTGTGTGCTGCCGTTGTCGCATCCTCCGTCGAGGAGTACGAACAGTTATATCTGGAAGCAACACGAGCGGATCTTGATGGGCTATCAGAAAATTTGGCCAGTGATCTTGTGCCTCTTATCGCCTCAGATCCTGATATCTTTGAAGTCACTACGACGCTGTTACGGTTAGACCGCTACGAAAATGTAAAATATGCTGTTGTGTTCGATGAAAATTGGCAACGTATTAATGTTTATTTTGGTTCAATGTCTGTGCCTGAAGAGCTCGATTCTGCGATAAACACCAACGAGCTTAGGCTTCAACCCCATGGGGTTTACGTGAAAGACGGTGAGCTTATCGCCCTCAAGCTAGTGGGGGATGCGCGACTGCCCCTTGGCCATCTACTCATCGTTAACGACTCATCAGGTCCCTTATATAGCAGTAAATTGACGCTGCTCAAGCGTGTACTACCACTCGTGTTCTTAGTGCTCTTTGTGGCCATCGTTGGCTCATTATTCGTTCAGCGTCAATTGTTTCTCCCATTAAGCCGCCTCTCTCGCGTTGCGAAAAGAATTCAAGATACTCACGATTATTCACTGCGAATAGACACTCGGGGAAAGCAAGAGGTTGCAGAGCTGAGCCGCGATATTAATAGCATGATGGAGACCATCAACGCTGAAACACAAAAGAACGCGAAATATACCGAACAGCTTAAAGAACAACAAAAAGCCATGGAGCGCTTGGCAAATTTTGATGGCTTGACAGGTTTACCGAATCGCCAATTCTTCATGGAAACGCTAAGGTTAGAGTTGGCGAAAGCAAAGCGTGATGAGCGAAACTTAGTTTTAATGTATTTTGATTTAGACGGTTTTAAGGGAGTAAATGACTCGTTTGGGCATGAAATTGGTGACCTAGTATTGATGGAAGTATGCCGTCGGACCAAAAGCATTTTACGCGACGGTGACTTAATCTCTCGCTTAGGCGGGGATGAGTTTCTTATTTTACTGCACAACGAGCCCAATGATTTGGAGCTGTATGAAATTTCTGAGCGCTTAGTCAGCGGGCTCAATATGCCTTTTGAGATTCAATCGTGGGAAGTGCAAGTTGGTGTAAGCATTGGTATTGCTCGTGCCAGTGATTCAAATTTTAATGTCAGTGAATTTGTCAGTAATGCCGACATCGCCATGTACCGCTCCAAATTAGCCGGTCGCAGCACGCACACCGTGTTTGTGCCAGAAATGATGGAGGACAATAAACGGCGTTTGTTGATTGCCAACTCTATTGCTAACGCGATTAAGTTCAATGAATTCAGCATTCACTATCAAGGCAAAGTGGACGCAGACGAAAATATAGTCGGTTATGAGGCATTGATACGTTGGAAAAGCGATGAACTGGGGTTTGTATCTCCAGCCGAATTTATACCCATTGCCGAGCAAAGCGGCAAAATTTTATCTATTACAAAGTGGGTGATTAAACGGGTCTGCCAAGAGCTACAGCAAGTCCATGCATTGCATAAAAATGAGATTGTGGTGTCAATCAATCTGTCGGCCCATGACATCAAAAATACGGCTCTCGTTGATTATATCCGTGGTATGTTCACCCGGTATAACGTTGACAATGCCAGTATTGAATTTGAAGTGACGGAATCTGCCTATTTAGAAAACTTCGATGTCGCAAACCATTTTCTTACCCAGCTACGTGAAATGGGTTGTTCCATTGCGCTGGATGACTTTGGGGCAGGGTATTCTTCATTGGGTTACTTGACCCAAATCGAGCTGAATACATTGAAAATAGATAAGCAGTTTGTGGATAACTTAAACATGTCGAAGCGCAGTACCTTAGTCACCAAAACTATCATTGAGATGGCTAAGCAGTTGAATTTGAAAATATGCGCCGAGGGTGTGGAAACCAGAGAGCAAGCTGAATTTCTAATTGAAAACGGCTGTCATCAATTGCAGGGATACCTATTTTCCAAACCCAAAAGCTTACTTGAAATGCTTAGCGTCTAA
- a CDS encoding TetR/AcrR family transcriptional regulator, whose translation MSAVSCTATVGRPRAFDMQAALEKALDVFWTKGYDGASLSDLTSAMGINKPSLYSAFGNKEQLFLKAIEFYESRPCGFFKPALEQATAYDVAKFMLLGAAQSMSDTSHPQGCVMVQGALACSEAAAGVKEVLISRRQQSESEVRDRFELAKNQGDLSKDEDSEALARYLCTVINGIAIQASSGATEEQLVEVAHMALKSFPRNS comes from the coding sequence ATGAGTGCTGTTAGTTGTACCGCCACTGTAGGAAGACCTAGAGCTTTTGACATGCAGGCCGCGCTTGAAAAAGCGTTAGACGTATTTTGGACCAAAGGATATGACGGTGCCTCTCTGTCTGATTTAACCAGCGCTATGGGGATCAACAAACCCAGTTTGTATTCTGCCTTCGGCAATAAAGAACAGCTATTTTTAAAGGCTATCGAATTTTATGAAAGCCGCCCTTGTGGTTTTTTCAAACCCGCTTTAGAGCAAGCTACAGCCTATGACGTCGCTAAGTTTATGTTGCTAGGTGCAGCGCAAAGTATGTCTGATACATCTCATCCACAGGGTTGTGTCATGGTACAAGGCGCTTTGGCATGCAGTGAAGCGGCAGCAGGCGTCAAGGAAGTACTCATTAGCCGCCGTCAACAAAGTGAATCAGAAGTACGTGACCGTTTCGAATTGGCCAAAAACCAAGGTGACTTATCAAAGGATGAAGATTCAGAAGCATTGGCTCGTTATTTATGTACCGTCATTAATGGCATTGCTATTCAGGCAAGCAGCGGGGCAACTGAAGAGCAATTAGTGGAAGTCGCTCACATGGCGTTAAAGAGTTTCCCGCGCAATTCTTAG
- a CDS encoding sugar-binding transcriptional regulator gives MVKLSNAENRRLDDAARAGWMYYVAGNTQDEIAKKLGVSRQSAQRMVALSVSEKLVKVRLDHPIAKCMDLADKIASRFGLQSCEVVPSDPSDPSSTVGLAQAGANEIERHLKSEQPKTLAMGTGRVLRACVDELAPLNCPDHRVVALLGNMASDGSASPYDVVVRMAERVNAKHYPMPLPVLPETVKAKNQLHAMPHIAQNMQLAQQADVTFVGVGNLGANSPLHLDGFVTPKELDELQAGGAVGEMISWVFDKNGKLLDCAINQRVASTPLIVGSDKLVFALAAGEEKVYSILGALRSKLVNSLITNEYTAERLLSID, from the coding sequence GTGGTTAAGCTTTCCAACGCCGAAAACAGACGATTAGATGATGCCGCTCGCGCTGGCTGGATGTACTACGTTGCCGGAAATACCCAAGATGAAATAGCTAAAAAGCTAGGGGTATCACGTCAATCGGCCCAGCGCATGGTTGCCTTATCCGTTAGCGAAAAGCTAGTCAAAGTCAGACTCGATCACCCCATTGCTAAGTGCATGGATTTAGCCGATAAAATTGCCAGCCGCTTTGGTTTACAATCCTGCGAAGTGGTGCCGAGCGATCCTAGTGACCCCTCATCAACCGTGGGTTTAGCGCAGGCAGGCGCGAACGAGATTGAACGTCACTTAAAATCTGAACAGCCAAAAACATTGGCCATGGGCACCGGGAGAGTGCTTCGAGCATGCGTTGATGAATTAGCGCCTTTAAATTGTCCCGACCATAGGGTTGTGGCGCTATTGGGTAATATGGCGTCAGATGGTTCTGCCTCCCCTTATGATGTAGTGGTTCGTATGGCTGAGCGAGTGAACGCCAAGCATTATCCCATGCCATTACCTGTATTACCTGAAACCGTTAAAGCAAAAAATCAGTTACATGCCATGCCGCACATCGCGCAAAACATGCAACTGGCTCAACAGGCTGACGTAACCTTTGTTGGCGTAGGCAATTTAGGCGCGAATTCACCGCTACATCTCGATGGTTTTGTGACCCCAAAGGAGTTAGATGAGTTGCAAGCGGGCGGCGCTGTGGGTGAAATGATCAGCTGGGTGTTTGATAAAAACGGCAAATTACTCGACTGCGCTATCAACCAACGTGTGGCGAGTACGCCGCTTATTGTCGGCTCTGACAAATTAGTATTTGCGTTGGCAGCAGGGGAAGAAAAAGTATACTCCATTTTAGGTGCGTTACGCTCAAAGCTAGTGAATTCGCTGATCACTAACGAATATACCGCCGAGCGCTTACTCAGTATCGATTAA
- a CDS encoding carbohydrate ABC transporter permease, translated as MATTHSRTLAQIMLFPSVVLLLAWMIVPLCMTLYFSFLDYNLLSPGTEEFIGFLNYEFFLTDPAFFASFFNTLLLVGGVLLITICGGIGLAILLDQAIWGRNYVRIMVLAPFFVMPTVSALVWKNMLMNPVNGLFAHFATLIGVDPVDFFAQVPLLSIIIIVSWQWLPFAALILLTAIQSLDREQLEAADLDGAGPFSKFFYIVLPHLSRAVTAVILIETIFLLSIFAEILVTTSGGPGYESTNITYLIYTQSLLQFDVGGGSAGGIIAVIIANIVAIFLMRLIGKNLEG; from the coding sequence ATGGCGACTACACATTCACGTACGCTTGCACAGATCATGCTTTTTCCATCGGTAGTATTGCTACTAGCGTGGATGATAGTACCGCTGTGCATGACCCTGTATTTCTCGTTTTTAGATTACAACCTACTTAGCCCAGGAACAGAGGAATTCATTGGTTTTCTTAACTATGAGTTTTTCCTGACTGATCCGGCTTTCTTTGCATCATTCTTTAACACCCTGCTACTCGTTGGCGGTGTGTTGCTCATCACGATTTGTGGCGGCATCGGCTTGGCAATTTTGTTAGACCAAGCTATTTGGGGCCGAAATTACGTGCGCATTATGGTATTGGCACCATTCTTTGTGATGCCCACGGTGTCAGCTCTAGTATGGAAAAATATGCTCATGAACCCGGTTAACGGGTTGTTTGCTCACTTTGCAACGCTCATTGGCGTTGATCCGGTGGATTTCTTCGCTCAAGTACCTTTGCTATCCATTATTATTATTGTGTCTTGGCAATGGTTGCCCTTCGCGGCGCTGATTTTATTGACCGCCATTCAATCATTAGACAGAGAACAACTAGAAGCGGCCGACCTTGATGGTGCAGGCCCATTCAGTAAGTTCTTTTACATTGTGCTACCCCACCTATCCCGTGCGGTTACCGCAGTGATCTTGATTGAAACCATTTTCTTACTGTCAATTTTCGCCGAAATACTGGTCACTACCAGCGGCGGCCCTGGGTACGAATCAACCAACATTACGTATCTTATTTACACCCAATCCTTGTTGCAGTTTGACGTCGGTGGCGGCTCAGCAGGCGGAATAATCGCCGTTATTATCGCCAATATCGTGGCTATCTTCCTTATGCGCCTCATCGGCAAGAACTTAGAGGGTTAA
- a CDS encoding HAD family hydrolase: MDVKQALPELSDIQLVIFDCDGVLIDSEGLSKRELLILLSNLGVDITDHYFESHFLGHSFEHVTAKIYQDFNVALPVTFRPEYQKALIAAFTAELQPTSGLTGILDTLAVPRCIATSSSPTRVGHAMSVTGLGRYFAPHIFTASQVENGKPAPDLFLYAANKMGVDAQHCLVIEDSPAGVQAAKAANMHVIRFAGASHMEPWRRAKAPLTDDVTTIAQWQDLYTLAPALTTHKEIER; this comes from the coding sequence ATGGACGTAAAACAAGCATTGCCCGAATTATCTGACATACAATTGGTTATTTTCGATTGTGATGGCGTATTGATTGATAGTGAAGGGTTAAGTAAGCGCGAACTACTGATTCTACTGAGCAATCTAGGTGTGGATATCACTGATCACTACTTCGAAAGCCATTTTCTTGGGCATAGTTTCGAACACGTCACGGCTAAAATATACCAAGACTTTAATGTCGCTTTGCCTGTTACTTTTCGCCCTGAATATCAAAAAGCATTGATCGCAGCATTTACTGCCGAACTGCAACCGACGTCAGGCTTAACAGGCATACTTGATACCCTAGCGGTACCGCGCTGCATTGCCACGAGTAGTTCACCAACTCGTGTGGGGCATGCCATGTCAGTTACTGGGTTAGGTCGCTACTTTGCACCGCATATTTTCACAGCTTCACAAGTGGAAAACGGCAAACCGGCGCCAGACCTGTTCTTATACGCTGCCAATAAAATGGGTGTTGATGCCCAGCATTGCTTAGTGATTGAAGACTCACCCGCGGGTGTGCAAGCAGCAAAAGCGGCTAACATGCATGTGATCCGGTTTGCTGGCGCCAGTCATATGGAGCCTTGGCGCAGAGCGAAAGCTCCCCTGACCGACGATGTTACCACCATTGCACAGTGGCAGGACCTTTACACACTTGCTCCTGCATTAACTACTCATAAAGAAATCGAGAGGTAA
- a CDS encoding ABC transporter ATP-binding protein: MGSITLKQVTKSFDEVNVIKPLDLEIRDGEFIVFVGPSGCGKSTLLRMIAGLEDTTSGNIDIDGQDATSTPPAKRGLAMVFQSYALYPHMSVRNNIAFPLKRAKVPPAEIEQKIASAAKILNLGDYLDRKPGQLSGGQRQRVAIGRAIVRQPSAFLFDEPLSNLDASLRVNMRLEISELHKSLKTTMIYVTHDQVEAMTMADRIAVFNAGIIEQVGTPLELYQHPVNRFVAGFIGSPKMNFIELKQAKEDGATCLGVRPEHFQITADAGIWSGKVGVVEHLGSETFLHVQVDGVGTLTVKANGDCPLSYGDDISLSADQSKILRFNDQGITLPNKGNQ; encoded by the coding sequence ATGGGCAGTATTACATTAAAACAAGTGACCAAAAGCTTCGACGAAGTAAATGTTATCAAACCACTGGATTTAGAAATCAGAGACGGCGAGTTTATTGTGTTTGTTGGGCCATCAGGTTGTGGTAAATCGACGTTACTACGCATGATCGCAGGTTTAGAAGACACCACCAGTGGCAATATCGATATTGATGGTCAAGATGCTACAAGCACGCCCCCTGCTAAGCGTGGCCTAGCCATGGTGTTTCAATCTTATGCGTTATACCCACACATGTCGGTTCGCAACAACATCGCGTTTCCTTTAAAACGCGCCAAAGTACCGCCTGCAGAAATCGAACAAAAGATTGCCTCAGCGGCCAAAATATTAAATTTAGGTGATTACCTAGACCGTAAACCAGGTCAACTTTCCGGTGGTCAGCGCCAACGTGTGGCAATTGGTCGCGCCATTGTGCGCCAGCCATCTGCATTCTTGTTTGATGAGCCATTATCAAACCTTGATGCTTCGTTACGAGTCAACATGCGTTTAGAAATTTCAGAGCTGCATAAAAGCCTGAAAACCACCATGATTTACGTGACCCATGATCAGGTTGAAGCCATGACTATGGCTGACAGAATTGCGGTATTTAATGCGGGTATTATCGAACAAGTCGGTACGCCACTAGAGCTTTATCAACATCCGGTGAATCGTTTTGTGGCAGGCTTTATTGGCTCACCAAAAATGAATTTTATTGAGTTGAAGCAAGCCAAGGAAGACGGCGCAACATGTTTAGGCGTTCGCCCTGAGCACTTTCAGATTACAGCAGATGCCGGGATTTGGTCAGGTAAAGTCGGCGTTGTTGAACACTTAGGTTCGGAAACCTTCTTACATGTGCAGGTTGATGGCGTAGGTACATTAACCGTTAAAGCGAATGGAGACTGCCCATTAAGCTATGGTGATGATATTTCACTTAGTGCCGATCAAAGCAAGATACTGCGCTTCAATGACCAAGGGATCACCTTGCCAAACAAGGGAAATCAATAA
- a CDS encoding efflux RND transporter periplasmic adaptor subunit: protein MSTKHAFKSWLLGGIASVVLVACGNPDESNQPAAPIAPQVSVAQVVNERITEWDEFTGRLQAPQTVTLMPRVSGYIENVLFEEGAVVAKGDVLFQIDARPFKAEVDRLKAELQSAKSAAIQAQNDFDRAKTLSEQRAVSIEILDGRLARKQQTAATVASVSAALERAELDLSYTQVTAPIAGRVSYALITEGNFVNAGQSQLTSLVSMDKMYAYFDVDEQTYLKYAQLAESGQRSDTRDATGNPVYMALANGANFSHTGNIDFVDNAVNQQTGTIRIRATFANDDHSLLPGLFARVKLTGSNSYQGILIDEKAIGTDLNRKFVLLVNQDNVLEYRNVVLGEKINGLRIVVDGLSPADTIVVNGLQRVRPSMKIQPKIVDMTSQEALTALRQQQKLLDQTSNELTAQADNDSAERG from the coding sequence ATGAGCACAAAACACGCTTTTAAAAGTTGGCTACTTGGCGGGATCGCCAGCGTTGTGTTGGTTGCTTGTGGCAACCCAGACGAATCAAACCAACCTGCGGCCCCAATTGCACCGCAAGTGAGTGTGGCCCAAGTCGTCAATGAACGTATTACCGAGTGGGACGAATTCACCGGTCGCTTACAAGCACCGCAAACGGTCACCCTAATGCCACGTGTATCTGGTTACATTGAAAACGTATTGTTTGAAGAAGGTGCCGTTGTTGCCAAGGGTGACGTTTTATTTCAAATCGATGCACGCCCTTTTAAAGCCGAAGTTGATCGCTTAAAAGCAGAATTACAAAGTGCAAAAAGCGCGGCGATTCAAGCGCAAAATGATTTCGACCGCGCCAAAACCCTTAGCGAACAACGCGCCGTTTCTATCGAAATATTAGATGGACGCTTAGCACGTAAACAGCAAACTGCTGCCACGGTTGCCTCGGTATCTGCTGCATTAGAACGCGCCGAGTTAGATTTATCTTACACCCAAGTCACTGCGCCAATCGCTGGCCGCGTGTCTTACGCACTCATCACCGAAGGTAACTTTGTCAACGCAGGGCAAAGCCAGCTTACGAGCTTGGTTTCAATGGACAAAATGTACGCCTACTTTGATGTAGACGAGCAAACTTACTTAAAGTACGCCCAATTAGCAGAATCAGGCCAACGCTCTGATACCCGCGATGCAACAGGTAATCCCGTTTACATGGCACTTGCCAACGGTGCGAACTTCTCTCACACCGGCAATATCGATTTTGTTGATAACGCCGTCAACCAGCAGACCGGTACTATTCGTATTCGCGCCACCTTTGCCAATGATGATCATTCTTTACTACCAGGCTTGTTCGCTCGGGTAAAACTGACGGGTAGCAATTCATATCAGGGAATTTTGATCGATGAAAAGGCCATTGGTACCGATCTCAATAGAAAGTTTGTGCTACTCGTCAACCAAGACAACGTATTGGAATACCGCAACGTGGTATTGGGCGAAAAAATCAACGGTTTACGCATAGTGGTTGATGGCTTATCGCCTGCAGACACCATAGTCGTCAACGGTTTACAGCGCGTTCGTCCCAGCATGAAAATTCAACCGAAAATCGTCGATATGACCTCACAAGAAGCCCTGACTGCTTTACGTCAGCAACAGAAATTACTTGACCAAACCAGCAATGAATTGACTGCTCAAGCAGACAATGATTCAGCTGAACGCGGTTAA
- a CDS encoding ABC transporter substrate-binding protein, protein MSAALSTSTALFMASAVNAETITIATVNNGDMITMKELSSDFEAKHPDIDLKWVTLEENILRQRVTTDVATKGGQYDVMTIGTYEVPIWGKQGWLTELDGLGPNYDEEDLLPAIRSGLSLNNKLYAAPFYGESSMVMYRKDLLEKAGLEMPTKPSWKFIRQAAKAMTDGDSGVYGICLRGKAGWGENTALITAMSNSFGARWFDENWKPQFNTQEWKDTLQYYVDVMEESGPPGASSNGFNENLALFQTGKCGMWIDATVAGAFVTNKKDSEVADKVGFAMAPDMDLGKRGNWLWAWTLAVPSSSKKADAAQKFISWATSKDYSALVAKEKGWAAVPPGTRTSLYENPNYMEAAPFAEITLASIESVDPKNPTVKPVPYVGVQFVAIPEFQGIGTAVGQQFSAALAGKMTVDQALANAQRLVERAMRKARYPK, encoded by the coding sequence ATGAGCGCAGCACTTTCTACAAGCACTGCTCTGTTTATGGCCTCAGCGGTAAATGCTGAAACCATCACCATCGCTACCGTAAACAACGGCGATATGATCACCATGAAAGAGCTGAGCTCAGATTTTGAAGCTAAGCACCCGGACATCGATCTTAAATGGGTCACGCTTGAAGAGAACATTCTGCGCCAACGCGTTACTACAGATGTGGCCACCAAAGGTGGGCAATACGATGTGATGACGATCGGTACGTACGAAGTGCCGATTTGGGGTAAGCAAGGCTGGCTCACTGAGTTAGATGGCTTAGGCCCAAATTACGATGAGGAAGACTTGTTACCCGCAATCAGAAGCGGTTTATCCCTAAATAATAAGCTTTATGCAGCGCCCTTTTACGGTGAAAGCTCTATGGTGATGTACCGCAAAGACTTGCTCGAAAAAGCAGGCCTTGAAATGCCAACCAAGCCAAGCTGGAAGTTTATTCGTCAAGCGGCCAAAGCTATGACAGACGGTGACTCAGGTGTTTATGGTATTTGTTTACGCGGTAAAGCGGGCTGGGGCGAGAACACAGCGCTTATCACGGCCATGTCGAACTCGTTTGGCGCTCGCTGGTTTGATGAAAACTGGAAGCCGCAATTCAATACCCAAGAGTGGAAAGACACCCTGCAATATTATGTTGATGTGATGGAAGAGTCGGGCCCTCCAGGTGCATCGTCAAATGGCTTTAACGAAAACCTCGCGTTATTCCAAACAGGTAAATGTGGTATGTGGATTGATGCCACAGTAGCAGGTGCATTTGTCACTAATAAGAAAGATTCTGAAGTCGCTGACAAAGTCGGGTTTGCTATGGCACCGGACATGGACCTTGGCAAACGCGGGAACTGGCTATGGGCATGGACATTAGCAGTACCGTCAAGCAGCAAAAAAGCCGATGCAGCGCAAAAGTTCATTAGTTGGGCTACGTCAAAAGACTACTCTGCCTTGGTAGCAAAAGAAAAAGGCTGGGCTGCTGTACCTCCAGGCACACGCACCTCATTGTATGAGAACCCTAACTACATGGAAGCTGCCCCTTTTGCTGAAATTACTCTGGCCTCAATCGAATCGGTTGACCCGAAAAACCCTACGGTCAAGCCCGTACCTTATGTAGGTGTGCAGTTTGTCGCCATCCCGGAGTTTCAAGGTATAGGCACCGCAGTTGGTCAGCAATTTTCTGCCGCATTGGCAGGCAAGATGACAGTTGATCAAGCGCTGGCTAACGCTCAACGACTCGTTGAACGCGCCATGCGCAAGGCTCGCTACCCAAAATAG
- a CDS encoding carbohydrate ABC transporter permease, with translation MAINSSGKSKFIYTLLAWTISAAIFFPIFWTLLTSFKTEAEAISANPSLFMFDWTLENYEDVLARSPYFDHFWNSVVISVGSSLIGLLIAIPAAWSMAFVQSKRTKNLLMWMLSTKMLPPVGVLIPIYLLFRDFDLLDTKLGLVIVMTLINLPIMVWMLYTYFREIPNEILEASRMDGASISAEIFHVLLPIALPGIASTLLLNVILAWNEAFWTLILTAANAAPLTAFIASYSSPEGLFYAKLSAASAMAIAPILILGWFSQKQLVRGLTFGAVK, from the coding sequence ATGGCTATTAACAGCAGCGGAAAATCAAAATTTATTTATACCCTACTTGCGTGGACGATAAGCGCAGCGATCTTCTTTCCGATTTTCTGGACACTATTAACCAGCTTTAAAACGGAAGCAGAGGCCATATCGGCTAACCCTAGTTTGTTTATGTTCGACTGGACGCTCGAAAATTACGAGGATGTGTTGGCACGCTCTCCCTATTTCGATCACTTCTGGAATTCAGTGGTTATCTCAGTAGGTTCAAGCTTAATCGGCTTGCTGATCGCCATCCCTGCGGCGTGGTCTATGGCATTTGTACAATCTAAGCGCACCAAGAATCTATTAATGTGGATGCTCTCAACCAAAATGCTGCCCCCTGTAGGTGTGTTGATCCCGATTTATTTGTTGTTCCGTGATTTCGACTTACTGGACACCAAATTGGGCTTGGTCATTGTGATGACCCTGATCAACCTACCGATTATGGTATGGATGCTTTATACCTATTTTCGTGAAATTCCAAACGAAATACTCGAAGCATCACGTATGGACGGCGCCAGTATTAGTGCAGAAATATTCCACGTATTGCTGCCTATCGCACTGCCGGGAATTGCATCAACGTTACTACTTAACGTGATCCTTGCGTGGAACGAAGCATTCTGGACACTGATTTTAACCGCAGCAAACGCAGCGCCACTCACCGCGTTTATTGCCAGCTACTCGAGCCCAGAGGGCTTATTTTACGCCAAACTATCAGCGGCCTCAGCGATGGCAATCGCACCGATATTGATACTTGGTTGGTTTAGCCAAAAACAACTCGTACGCGGATTAACCTTCGGCGCGGTGAAATAG
- a CDS encoding carbohydrate kinase family protein — protein MKIVCIGEMLIDFVCTDTNKGLVNGVNYVKKSGGAPANVAACIGKLGGDAVLVGSVGNDPFGEFLINEVKGYGVNTDQVASLSSSTTLAFVSLGDNGEREFAFNRGADEQLSLDDSTIKTLLDDSILHLGSATALLGGELGDSYLRLAQQGKKNGNVICFDPNYRVDLWRGRDAEFREICNTYFALADMVKVSDEELVLLSQQDDMAAGCQHFHDLGVKVVLVTLGPEGCLISQNGQQYIVPAYEINAVDTTGAGDSFIGAILFQMANSAQSQNFYQDEFKGFIEFAGKVSGLVCAKIGAMTALPTLPEVNAMTFVVKKK, from the coding sequence ATGAAGATAGTTTGCATTGGTGAAATGCTCATCGATTTTGTGTGTACAGATACCAACAAAGGTTTGGTGAACGGCGTTAATTACGTGAAAAAATCCGGTGGGGCACCGGCCAATGTGGCTGCCTGTATTGGGAAGTTAGGTGGCGATGCTGTTTTGGTCGGCTCTGTAGGCAATGACCCATTCGGTGAGTTTTTAATTAACGAAGTAAAAGGGTACGGCGTTAATACTGACCAAGTGGCTTCTTTATCTTCATCCACGACTCTGGCGTTTGTGTCATTAGGGGATAACGGCGAGCGCGAATTTGCGTTTAATCGCGGTGCTGATGAACAACTCAGTCTTGATGATTCAACTATTAAAACTCTGTTAGATGATTCAATATTACACCTCGGTTCAGCTACAGCGTTGCTGGGCGGTGAGCTAGGGGATAGCTATTTACGCTTAGCTCAGCAAGGTAAGAAAAATGGCAATGTTATTTGTTTCGATCCAAATTACCGCGTGGATTTATGGCGCGGCCGTGATGCCGAATTTAGAGAAATCTGTAATACCTACTTCGCCTTGGCAGACATGGTCAAAGTCAGTGATGAAGAGTTAGTTTTATTATCACAACAAGACGATATGGCAGCAGGCTGCCAACATTTTCATGACCTAGGTGTGAAAGTAGTGTTGGTTACTCTTGGCCCAGAGGGTTGCCTAATTTCACAAAACGGCCAGCAGTATATTGTGCCGGCGTATGAAATCAACGCGGTTGATACAACGGGGGCTGGTGACTCGTTTATTGGCGCGATTTTGTTTCAAATGGCTAACAGCGCTCAAAGCCAAAACTTCTATCAAGACGAATTTAAAGGGTTTATCGAATTCGCTGGTAAGGTCAGTGGCTTAGTGTGCGCCAAAATTGGTGCGATGACGGCATTACCGACTTTACCTGAAGTGAACGCAATGACGTTTGTGGTCAAAAAGAAGTAA